The following proteins are encoded in a genomic region of Eriocheir sinensis breed Jianghai 21 chromosome 2, ASM2467909v1, whole genome shotgun sequence:
- the LOC127001478 gene encoding zinc finger protein rotund-like isoform X8, with protein sequence MVTSCELDLQPQQQRHHHDYSSSTEAAAKEHAVLGMMILPECHPNNLDDRLDGRGLEIPHNMAPASLYARSNGSASSASPPTVSTPSMLIVPQPINAAKMPPTPPGIGQNPPNNGSARKYQCKMCPQIFGSKADLQLHTQIHMREAKPYKCSQCSKAFANSSYLSQHTRIHLGIKPYRCEICQRKFTQLSHLQQHIRTHTGDKPYKCRHPGCNKAFSQLSNLQSHSRCHQTDKPYKCNSCYKCFADEASLLEHIPKHKESKHLKTHICQYCGKSYTQETYLQKHMQKHAERPDKRPSLTAHGIRQDNPYWPKPESTALEAMDSRMSETCLQNSLDPTRHLVSSREHIDHRPEELRHTPAHMPASNMSYDAIATKTSSAFTPIQTSMLPISGGTQLSMASSSQRYFPYEPISFPKTHTQMPSMDVKPNQFPNQLISLHQIRNYAHQPTMSSDLLLKDKGVTQ encoded by the exons GTCATCCCAACAACCTCGACGACCGGCTGGATGGGCGGGGACTCGAAATCCCGCACAACATGGCGCCAGCGTCCCTCTACGCCCGCAGTAACGGGTCAGCGTCGTCCGCCTCGCCGCCCACGGTGTCCACGCCCTCCATGCTCATCGTCCCGCAGCCCATCAATGCCGCCAAGATGCCGCCCACACCTCCAGGCATCGGACAGAACCCGCCCAACAACGGATCAGCCCGGAAGTACCAGTGCAAGATGTGTCCACAG ATATTCGGTAGCAAAGCGGACTTACAGCTCCACACTCAAATCCACATGAGAGAGGCCAAGCCCTACAAGTGTTCTCAGTGTTCCAAAGCCTTCGCCAACTCTTCATACTTGTCACAGCACACACGCATCCACCTGGGAATCAAGCCCTATCGTTGTGAGATCTGCCAACGCAAGTTCACCCAACTCTCTCACCTGCAGCAGCACATCCGCACCCACACGGGCGACAAGCCTTACAAGTGCCGTCACCCGGGCTGCAACAAGGCATTCAGTCAGCTGTCCAACCTACAGAGCCATTCCCGATGCCACCAGACTGACAAGCCATACAAGTGTAACTCTTGTTACAAATGTTTTGCGGACGAGGCCTCTCTTTTGGAGCACATTCCCAAACACAAGGAGAGCAAACATCTCAAGACTCACATTTGCCAGTATTGCGGCAAAAGCTACACACAAGAAACCTACCTGCAGAAGCATATGCAGAAGCACGCTGAGCGGCCAGACAAGAGGCCTTCCCTCACAGCCCATGGAATTCGACAGGATAATCCTTATTGGCCCAAGCCAGAGTCCACCGCCCTCGAAGCCATGGACAGCCGCATGTCGGAGACTTGTCTTCAAAACTCTCTAGACCCTACCCGCCACCTGGTCTCTTCCCGCGAGCACATTGACCACCGCCCCGAGGAGCTCCGCCACACCCCCGCCCACATGCCAGCTTCCAACATGTCTTACGACGCTATTGCCACCAAAACGTCGTCAGCATTCACACCGATCCAGACGAGTATGTTGCCCATCAGTGGAGGCACCCAGCTGTCCATGGCGTCATCATCACAGCGCTACTTCCCCTACGAGCCCATCAGCTTCCCCAAGACGCACACACAGATGCCCTCCATGGACGTCAAACCAAATCAGTTCCCGAACCAGctcatctctctccaccagaTCCGTAATTACGCCCACCAGCCCACTATGAGCTCCGACTTGCTCCTCAAGGACAAGGGTGTCACTCAATAG